A single region of the Streptococcus macedonicus ACA-DC 198 genome encodes:
- the yobI gene encoding DNA-binding protein yields the protein MTEFKFNKLTPLNDVDIDASHEAAMNYALEDKGIKNVAISGNYGSGKSSFIETYKSKNGNFKPLHISLAHFSSLNHLENGSNAQLEIVQGRIENSDSLEQINIIEGKIINQLLHQIDAKYIPMTIFKSKKNPVSFEVIKFSSVLLLFLLPILFLWNYTHLAILVREGFPNFPHIGSIIRLLAYLILTCNMIYSVYKLSELQLKRRLIKNLSFRGANISGDVEVFQSEEDSYFDKYLDDVLYLFDNCQSDIVIFEDIDRFETNLIFEKLREINTLVNNKRKDGKKLLFIYLIKDDMFISRDRTKFFDFIIPIIPVITSSNSGEKLGEILTNLGEVHSVSKTLLKQVAIYIDDMRLVYNICNEFVLYKNNLFSQKENDNNKLNLSSDKIFAIIVYKNIFPKDFSLLQKDSGFVHQLFSKINDLRQGNLDKKSTEIEKIEEKIISSEQEFSRNKLELYSTYLKVPEGRVAIRVNGKTESQFPNRLDFIREILSEDAKITSIVPDYYNREDSREETINSIFALDDISFQERMSAIENRDHLKELNSKLEKLREEYESVKSEKLSVLINRNFFETIMEEYPYLKTEKNSLIMYLLRNGYIDESFPDYITYFYPNSLKKQDKEFLNAVQGEIKLDWDYSLIEVSEVNERLDDSDFTRIYALNFDLFEYLLQKKDMTRLKSYLSESNVKFVNKFLQQNSRPLAAKISVLLYLIDLNQGTLKLLLTSDGILEKEKLQTIILLLSFIDFSEVSWQEDLQEVMYSFVNSNWSAIQETVDNFNELINNTQIQDNLKFMEVKIKNFSFEDSHKVMSDFVYENNLYDINVQNILSLLYYMDGDVSAESVKNKPFSILEQFDNLNNYIGKNLETYMSQILPFLNEVIRDELQVVYRIVNNTAVAENLRVEYLKKVHDHSLEISELATMPILDAAIEFNKVGYNTENILNYFCEYDTWNERLIEFVNNGEHLEFSQLVFKEFSDNLQEEFFEETVKCNQLANDKYKEILSKLGWCFTEFKKDDIPDDKVAILIDEKIISEVFSLNTLDFIRENYSNHVISYLKKYLEGYLAEKTGNFVVYHEHEMLSLLEQGLTDEDKFKIIDRFSNNISLSDKNYSTAVIDYILQNKFDESDLEYILYGYTSFEFSTRKLVEKIFADYFDDILEEGYSVNKELLQSVIENTDIDLSERRLILAKYLNEFTYDEVLSLFRVLDLTEIILALTDRKNPKIKNTNYNKSILQYLKINKKIASYQLEGDGYRIYSRKKIK from the coding sequence ATGACAGAATTTAAATTTAATAAGTTAACACCATTAAACGATGTTGATATCGATGCGTCGCATGAAGCAGCGATGAATTATGCACTAGAAGATAAAGGTATTAAAAATGTAGCGATATCTGGAAATTATGGCTCAGGTAAAAGTAGTTTTATAGAAACTTATAAAAGTAAAAATGGAAATTTCAAACCATTACATATTTCATTGGCACACTTTTCCTCTCTGAATCACCTTGAAAATGGGAGCAATGCTCAATTGGAAATAGTCCAAGGGCGGATTGAAAATAGCGATTCGCTGGAGCAAATTAATATCATTGAGGGGAAAATAATTAATCAATTGTTACATCAGATTGATGCAAAGTATATCCCAATGACTATTTTTAAGTCAAAAAAGAATCCCGTATCATTTGAAGTTATTAAATTTTCTTCCGTATTATTACTATTTTTATTACCTATTTTATTTCTATGGAATTATACGCATTTAGCCATCTTAGTTAGAGAAGGCTTCCCAAATTTTCCTCACATTGGAAGTATCATTCGTTTGCTTGCTTACCTAATTTTAACGTGCAATATGATTTATTCAGTATATAAATTATCTGAATTACAGTTAAAAAGACGTTTAATCAAAAATCTTTCATTTCGTGGTGCGAATATATCTGGAGATGTTGAAGTATTTCAAAGTGAAGAAGACTCCTATTTTGATAAATATTTAGATGATGTTTTATATCTCTTTGATAACTGTCAGAGTGATATTGTCATCTTTGAAGATATTGATCGATTTGAAACAAACCTAATCTTTGAGAAACTAAGAGAAATAAATACGCTTGTTAATAATAAGAGAAAAGATGGGAAGAAACTTTTATTCATCTATCTTATCAAAGATGATATGTTTATTTCGCGAGATAGAACTAAATTTTTTGATTTCATCATTCCAATTATTCCAGTAATTACCTCATCTAATTCAGGTGAAAAGCTAGGAGAAATACTAACAAATTTAGGTGAAGTACACAGTGTTAGTAAAACATTGTTAAAACAAGTGGCGATTTACATTGATGATATGAGACTGGTGTATAATATTTGTAATGAGTTTGTTTTATATAAGAATAACTTATTTAGTCAGAAAGAAAATGATAATAATAAGCTGAATCTTTCATCAGATAAAATTTTTGCAATCATTGTTTATAAAAATATTTTTCCTAAAGATTTTTCATTACTCCAGAAAGACTCAGGATTTGTTCATCAACTTTTTAGTAAGATTAATGATTTGAGACAGGGGAATCTAGATAAAAAATCAACAGAAATTGAGAAAATAGAAGAAAAGATAATTTCTTCTGAACAAGAATTTTCTAGAAATAAACTTGAACTTTATTCAACGTATCTGAAGGTTCCTGAGGGAAGGGTAGCTATTCGAGTAAATGGTAAAACCGAGAGTCAATTTCCTAATAGGTTAGATTTTATACGTGAAATTCTATCGGAAGATGCGAAAATTACTTCCATCGTACCAGATTATTATAACCGAGAGGATAGCAGAGAAGAAACTATTAATAGTATTTTTGCTTTGGATGATATTAGTTTTCAGGAACGGATGAGTGCTATAGAAAATAGAGACCATCTTAAAGAGTTGAATTCTAAATTAGAAAAATTACGCGAAGAGTATGAAAGTGTTAAATCAGAAAAGTTGTCTGTTCTCATTAATCGTAATTTCTTCGAGACTATAATGGAAGAGTATCCTTACTTGAAGACAGAGAAAAACTCTCTAATCATGTATTTATTGAGAAATGGCTATATAGATGAGAGTTTTCCAGACTATATTACTTATTTTTATCCTAATAGTTTGAAGAAGCAAGATAAGGAATTTTTAAATGCAGTTCAAGGTGAGATCAAACTTGACTGGGATTATTCTTTGATAGAAGTTTCAGAAGTCAATGAAAGACTTGATGACTCCGATTTTACGAGAATTTATGCCTTAAACTTTGATTTGTTTGAATATCTTTTACAGAAAAAAGATATGACAAGATTGAAAAGTTATTTATCGGAGTCTAATGTAAAATTTGTTAACAAGTTTTTACAACAAAACTCACGACCTCTTGCAGCAAAAATTTCTGTTCTTTTATACTTAATTGATTTAAATCAGGGAACCTTAAAGTTACTTTTGACTTCTGATGGTATCCTTGAAAAGGAAAAACTGCAGACGATTATTTTATTGTTGTCATTTATTGATTTTTCTGAAGTCAGCTGGCAAGAAGATCTACAAGAGGTAATGTATTCTTTTGTAAATAGTAACTGGTCAGCTATCCAAGAAACCGTTGATAATTTTAACGAGCTCATCAATAATACTCAGATTCAAGATAATTTGAAGTTTATGGAAGTTAAAATTAAAAATTTTAGTTTTGAAGATAGCCATAAAGTGATGAGTGATTTTGTTTATGAAAATAATTTATATGATATTAACGTTCAAAATATCCTAAGTTTGCTCTACTATATGGATGGTGATGTATCAGCTGAATCAGTTAAAAATAAACCGTTTTCGATACTTGAGCAATTTGACAATCTTAATAATTATATTGGTAAGAATTTAGAAACTTATATGTCACAAATATTACCTTTCTTGAATGAAGTCATTCGTGATGAGTTACAAGTGGTTTATAGGATTGTAAATAACACAGCAGTAGCCGAAAACCTCAGAGTTGAATATTTAAAGAAAGTACACGACCACTCTCTTGAAATATCAGAATTAGCAACAATGCCTATTTTAGATGCTGCTATTGAGTTTAATAAGGTAGGATATAACACAGAAAATATTCTAAATTACTTTTGTGAGTATGATACATGGAACGAAAGATTGATTGAATTTGTGAATAATGGTGAGCATTTAGAATTTTCCCAGTTAGTGTTCAAGGAATTTTCAGACAATTTGCAAGAAGAATTTTTTGAAGAAACCGTTAAATGTAACCAATTAGCTAATGATAAATATAAAGAGATTCTTTCAAAATTGGGATGGTGTTTTACAGAATTTAAGAAGGATGATATTCCTGATGATAAAGTAGCTATTTTAATTGATGAGAAAATTATCTCAGAAGTTTTTTCTCTAAACACATTGGATTTTATAAGAGAAAATTACTCAAATCATGTTATTTCATATCTCAAAAAATATTTAGAGGGTTATCTGGCAGAAAAGACAGGCAATTTTGTGGTTTACCATGAACATGAAATGTTAAGTCTTCTTGAACAAGGGCTAACTGATGAAGATAAATTTAAAATTATTGATAGATTTTCTAACAATATATCCCTATCTGACAAGAATTATTCTACAGCAGTTATTGACTATATCTTGCAAAATAAATTTGATGAATCTGATTTAGAATATATTCTGTATGGGTACACTTCTTTTGAATTCAGTACTAGAAAGTTAGTAGAAAAAATCTTTGCGGATTATTTCGATGACATTCTAGAGGAAGGATACTCAGTCAATAAGGAATTATTGCAATCAGTCATCGAAAATACTGATATAGATTTAAGTGAACGTCGATTAATATTGGCAAAATACCTTAATGAGTTTACATATGATGAAGTTTTGAGTTTATTTAGAGTTTTAGATCTTACCGAAATTATTTTGGCGTTAACTGATAGAAAGAATCCTAAGATTAAAAATACAAATTATAATAAATCAATCCTCCAGTATCTAAAAATAAATAAAAAAATTGCCTCCTACCAATTAGAAGGTGATGGATATAGAATATATAGCCGTAAAAAAATAAAGTAG
- the recG gene encoding ATP-dependent DNA helicase RecG, whose amino-acid sequence MENKEYLSNDLSLYQFSPESQYLDRKSARKKPQELLKHLIAFANADGGQLVVGIEDEKQDNIITGFKDGRSYPIDDFKKIDREMRETPLDLSFEEIPVVNHKGEDDLILVISVELSSNRVIAAPNDEVYLRQGDESVKLSYEQRTQLSYDKGQRFFEDEVVPDATLEDIDDNLVQDFKNRFDISERSTEEILKVRRFLVNGKLTKAAILLFGKCPSAFFPQARVRFQRFDGTDMGTGSSFNVIKEVTFDDALPVLIIKVRDFIRTQLREFQYLDGNGQFQILPEYPEFAWFEGVVNAVTHRDYSVYGDHIRVLMFDDRLEIHSPGKLPNIVTVDNIKHERFSRNPRIARTLTEFGWVREMNEGVKRIYSEMESAFLHEPKYSEPGNKVVLILENNIVSRHLRTRDSLEKQFSDFGTLNADEQAIVHYMYNSGDKMTTAKAIEITGRSRKFIVKTMKNLQELGILNWYGANKNDRNQYYTLVDR is encoded by the coding sequence TTGGAAAATAAGGAATATTTATCTAATGATTTATCCCTCTACCAATTCTCTCCAGAAAGCCAATATCTAGATAGAAAATCAGCACGCAAGAAGCCTCAGGAATTGCTTAAGCACTTGATTGCTTTTGCAAATGCGGACGGCGGTCAGTTGGTGGTTGGTATTGAAGATGAGAAGCAGGACAATATTATCACTGGTTTCAAGGATGGTAGATCTTATCCCATAGACGATTTCAAAAAGATTGACCGTGAGATGCGGGAGACTCCTCTGGATTTGTCCTTTGAGGAAATCCCTGTGGTTAATCATAAGGGGGAAGATGACCTGATTTTGGTTATCTCAGTTGAATTGTCATCTAACCGAGTGATTGCTGCGCCTAATGATGAGGTTTATCTGCGTCAGGGCGATGAATCGGTTAAATTAAGCTATGAGCAACGTACTCAGCTCAGCTATGATAAGGGACAACGTTTCTTTGAAGATGAAGTAGTACCTGATGCAACCCTGGAAGACATTGATGATAACTTAGTGCAAGATTTCAAAAATCGGTTTGATATTTCAGAACGTTCGACAGAGGAAATTCTTAAAGTACGGCGTTTTCTCGTGAATGGTAAACTGACCAAGGCAGCAATTCTACTTTTTGGTAAATGTCCGTCAGCGTTTTTCCCACAAGCTCGTGTTCGCTTTCAACGCTTTGATGGCACGGATATGGGGACAGGCAGTAGCTTTAATGTCATCAAAGAAGTGACTTTTGATGATGCTTTGCCAGTACTGATTATAAAAGTTCGAGATTTTATCCGTACTCAGTTGCGGGAATTTCAGTACTTAGACGGTAATGGTCAATTTCAAATATTGCCTGAATATCCTGAGTTTGCTTGGTTTGAAGGTGTTGTCAATGCAGTAACTCACCGTGATTACTCTGTCTATGGAGATCACATTCGTGTACTCATGTTCGATGATCGCTTAGAGATTCACAGCCCAGGGAAATTACCCAATATCGTCACCGTTGACAATATCAAGCATGAACGTTTTTCAAGAAATCCTCGGATTGCGAGAACCCTGACTGAATTTGGTTGGGTTCGTGAAATGAACGAGGGTGTTAAGCGTATCTATTCTGAAATGGAATCAGCTTTTCTTCATGAACCTAAATATTCTGAGCCAGGTAATAAGGTAGTTCTAATCCTTGAAAATAACATTGTTAGTCGACATCTACGAACACGAGACAGTTTGGAAAAACAGTTTTCTGATTTTGGAACTCTAAATGCAGATGAACAAGCTATCGTTCACTACATGTATAATTCTGGTGATAAAATGACAACGGCAAAAGCGATTGAAATTACTGGTAGAAGCCGTAAATTTATTGTAAAAACTATGAAAAACTTACAAGAATTGGGCATCCTTAATTGGTACGGCGCAAACAAAAATGATAGAAATCAGTACTATACTTTGGTTGACAGATAG
- the nisX1 gene encoding Transposase TnpA, giving the protein MNICPNAYYNYLKNKKHAYRQEKAEIQRKIVEIYHRENGVPGYRMMNDYLKGIGSIRSDLTIHHFMNELGLRSITRRKKPNYVKGTANKIFPNLLNREFDVKEPNKIWCTDFTYLTRPDGTMRYNCTIIDLCGREVVASLNSSHIDIELAKETLKIALERRKPAKGIILHSDQGRQFTAKEFNKFCDKNYVQQSMSKAGCPYDNAVMERFYNTLKHEFYYLYMFDSNDILDQKLYEFVYGKYNHVRPHRANGGLTPYAARCRAA; this is encoded by the coding sequence ATGAACATCTGTCCAAATGCTTACTATAATTATCTTAAAAACAAAAAACATGCTTATCGTCAGGAAAAGGCAGAGATTCAACGTAAAATTGTTGAAATCTACCACCGAGAAAATGGAGTTCCTGGATACCGAATGATGAACGATTATCTTAAGGGTATCGGAAGCATTCGTTCAGATCTGACAATACATCATTTTATGAATGAATTGGGCTTACGTTCCATCACACGTCGAAAGAAACCAAACTATGTAAAAGGAACTGCCAATAAAATCTTTCCAAACCTTCTGAATAGGGAATTTGATGTAAAAGAACCCAATAAAATATGGTGTACTGATTTTACATATTTAACTCGTCCAGATGGAACAATGCGTTACAATTGCACGATTATAGACCTTTGCGGTCGTGAAGTGGTTGCATCATTAAACAGCAGTCATATCGATATTGAATTGGCAAAGGAAACCTTGAAAATCGCACTAGAACGTCGAAAACCAGCAAAAGGAATTATCCTGCATTCTGATCAAGGGCGTCAATTTACCGCAAAAGAATTCAATAAATTTTGTGATAAAAACTATGTCCAACAAAGTATGAGCAAAGCAGGCTGTCCATATGACAATGCCGTTATGGAAAGATTCTACAATACGCTCAAACACGAATTCTATTATCTCTACATGTTTGATTCAAATGACATTCTTGACCAAAAGCTCTATGAATTCGTTTATGGGAAATATAATCACGTAAGACCACATCGTGCAAACGGTGGACTTACACCTTATGCTGCACGATGTCGTGCAGCGTAA
- a CDS encoding Negative transcriptional regulator-copper transport operon — MSVVWANDRVTSKKVISVLQEKMDWTQSTIKTILGRLVGKGVLNTEQEGRKFIYTANIVEKEAVRDYAEDIFNRICKKKVGNVIGSIIEDHVLSFDDIDRLEKILEIKKSFAVEEVDCQCTEGQCDCHEGC, encoded by the coding sequence ATGAGTGTAGTTTGGGCAAATGATCGAGTAACTAGTAAAAAAGTCATTTCCGTATTGCAAGAAAAAATGGACTGGACACAATCCACTATCAAAACGATCTTAGGTCGATTAGTTGGAAAAGGCGTACTAAATACAGAGCAAGAAGGTAGAAAGTTTATTTACACTGCCAATATTGTAGAGAAAGAAGCCGTAAGGGATTATGCAGAAGATATTTTTAACCGTATTTGCAAAAAGAAAGTCGGAAATGTAATAGGAAGCATCATTGAAGATCATGTCTTAAGCTTCGATGATATAGATCGACTAGAGAAAATATTAGAGATAAAAAAATCTTTCGCAGTAGAAGAAGTGGATTGTCAGTGTACAGAAGGGCAATGCGATTGCCATGAAGGCTGTTAA
- a CDS encoding Copper chaperone — protein sequence MKKEVLLDGVKCAGCANTVQERFSAIEGVESVEVDLATKKAVLESQTEIDTETLNAALAETNYSVLSA from the coding sequence ATGAAAAAAGAAGTCTTATTAGATGGCGTAAAATGTGCAGGTTGTGCGAACACGGTACAAGAAAGATTTTCAGCTATTGAAGGGGTTGAATCTGTAGAGGTTGATTTAGCGACTAAAAAAGCAGTACTTGAAAGTCAAACAGAGATTGATACCGAAACGCTCAATGCTGCTTTAGCAGAAACTAACTATTCAGTATTAAGTGCATAA
- the copB gene encoding Lead, cadmium, zinc and mercury transporting ATPase; Copper-translocating P-type ATPase, which produces MRNNKKHSSHSHHNHGDMDHSKHDHNEMEHSQMDHSKMNHSAMDHSEMDHGAMGGHAHHHHGSFKELFLKSLPLGIIIMLLVPLHGFELPFQFTFPYSDIVVAILSTILIIYGGRPFYQGAVDEFKQKKPGMMALVSLGISVSYLYSIYAVIITYVTGEHVMDYFFEFASLLLIMLLGHWIEMKAIGEAGDAQAELAKLVPKDAHVVLEDDSIETRPVADLKVGDLIRVQAGENVPADGIIERGESRLNEALLTGESKAVKKGPGDEVIGGSTNGEGVLYIKVNETGDQSFISQVQNLISQAQSQPSRAENIAQKVAGWLFYIAVIVALIAFVVWMVIEDIPTAVIFTITTLVIACPHALGLAIPLVTARSTSLGASRGLLVKDRQALEIAQDADVMILDKTGTLTTGEFKVLDVKLLNDKYTKEEIIALLAGIEGGSSHPIAQSIISFAEQQNIRPASFDSIDVISGAGVEGEAGGHRYQLISQKAYGRNLDMDIPKGATLSVLVENDDAIGAVALGDELKPKSKELIKALKKNNIQPIMATGDNEKAAQGAAVDLGIEYRSNQSPQDKYELVKTLKDEGKKVIMVGDGVNDAPSLALADVGIAIGAGTQVALDSADVILTQSDPGDIESFIELAHKTTRKMKQNLFWGAGYNFIAIPLAAGILAPIGITLSPALGAILMSVSTVIVAINAMLLSLDPKNNG; this is translated from the coding sequence ATGAGGAATAACAAAAAACATTCGTCACATAGTCATCATAATCACGGTGACATGGATCACTCAAAACACGACCATAATGAAATGGAACATAGTCAGATGGATCACAGCAAGATGAATCATAGTGCGATGGATCACAGTGAAATGGATCATGGCGCAATGGGAGGGCATGCCCACCACCATCACGGAAGCTTTAAGGAACTTTTCTTAAAGTCATTGCCACTAGGAATCATTATTATGCTCTTAGTCCCTTTGCATGGATTTGAACTACCATTCCAGTTTACTTTTCCATATTCTGATATTGTAGTAGCTATTTTATCTACTATATTAATTATTTATGGTGGACGTCCATTCTATCAAGGTGCAGTTGACGAATTTAAACAAAAAAAACCTGGAATGATGGCACTCGTTTCTTTAGGTATAAGTGTTTCATATTTATACAGTATTTATGCTGTGATCATTACCTACGTAACGGGTGAACACGTGATGGACTATTTCTTTGAATTTGCTTCATTACTATTAATCATGTTATTAGGTCACTGGATTGAGATGAAAGCTATTGGAGAAGCAGGAGACGCACAAGCAGAATTGGCTAAGTTAGTGCCGAAAGATGCTCACGTTGTATTAGAAGACGATTCAATTGAAACACGACCAGTTGCTGACTTAAAGGTAGGTGATTTAATTCGTGTTCAAGCCGGAGAAAATGTGCCAGCAGACGGGATTATCGAGCGTGGCGAATCACGTTTAAATGAAGCTCTTTTGACTGGAGAATCAAAAGCAGTTAAAAAAGGCCCTGGCGATGAAGTAATCGGGGGCTCAACAAATGGAGAAGGGGTTCTTTATATTAAAGTGAATGAGACAGGTGATCAATCCTTCATCTCTCAAGTTCAGAATTTAATCAGCCAAGCTCAAAGTCAGCCTTCCAGAGCAGAAAATATTGCTCAAAAAGTTGCAGGGTGGCTCTTCTATATTGCTGTTATTGTCGCGCTAATTGCCTTTGTAGTGTGGATGGTTATAGAAGATATACCAACGGCAGTTATATTTACTATTACTACATTAGTTATTGCTTGTCCGCACGCATTGGGTTTGGCTATTCCATTGGTAACCGCCCGTAGCACGAGCTTAGGAGCTAGCCGTGGCTTACTAGTAAAAGACCGCCAAGCCTTAGAAATAGCTCAAGATGCAGATGTGATGATTTTAGATAAAACGGGTACTTTAACAACTGGTGAATTTAAAGTATTAGATGTAAAACTTCTTAATGACAAATATACAAAAGAGGAAATCATTGCCTTATTGGCAGGTATTGAAGGAGGATCTAGCCACCCAATTGCTCAATCAATTATAAGTTTCGCCGAGCAGCAAAATATACGTCCAGCATCTTTTGATTCGATTGATGTGATTTCCGGTGCTGGAGTAGAGGGCGAAGCAGGTGGGCACCGTTACCAACTAATCAGTCAAAAAGCCTATGGACGTAATCTTGATATGGATATTCCAAAGGGAGCAACTCTTAGTGTCTTAGTAGAAAACGATGATGCCATTGGTGCTGTAGCTTTAGGGGACGAATTAAAACCAAAGAGTAAAGAGTTAATTAAAGCTCTTAAAAAGAACAATATTCAACCAATTATGGCAACAGGTGATAATGAAAAAGCAGCTCAAGGCGCGGCAGTAGATTTAGGGATTGAATATAGATCAAATCAATCTCCACAAGACAAATATGAGTTAGTTAAAACACTTAAAGATGAAGGAAAGAAAGTTATCATGGTAGGTGATGGTGTAAATGATGCTCCTTCTCTTGCCTTAGCAGATGTTGGTATAGCTATAGGTGCTGGAACTCAAGTTGCATTGGATTCAGCTGATGTCATATTGACTCAATCCGATCCAGGAGATATTGAATCATTCATTGAATTAGCACACAAAACAACTCGTAAGATGAAACAAAACCTATTTTGGGGAGCTGGTTATAACTTTATAGCTATCCCTCTAGCTGCAGGAATTTTGGCTCCTATTGGTATCACATTAAGCCCTGCATTAGGAGCAATCCTAATGTCTGTGTCAACAGTCATCGTCGCCATTAATGCTATGTTATTAAGTTTAGATCCAAAAAATAACGGTTAA
- a CDS encoding Cadmium resistance protein has product MIQNVVTSIILYSGTAVDLLIILMLFFAKRKSRKDIINIYLGQFLGSVSLILLSLLFAFVLDYIPSKEILGLLGLIPIFLGLKVLLLGDSDGEAIAKEGLSKDNKNLIFLVAMITFASCGADNIGVFVPYFTTLNLANLIVTLLTFLVMIYLLVFSAQKLAQVPSVEETLEKYSRWFIAVVYLGLGIYILIENNSFDMLWTVLG; this is encoded by the coding sequence ATGATTCAAAATGTTGTTACTTCAATAATCCTGTATTCTGGGACAGCCGTAGACTTACTTATTATCCTAATGTTATTTTTTGCCAAAAGAAAAAGCAGAAAAGACATCATTAATATCTATTTAGGACAATTTCTAGGCTCTGTTAGTCTAATATTGCTAAGTTTGCTTTTTGCATTTGTCTTAGATTATATTCCTAGTAAAGAGATTTTAGGTTTGCTCGGTTTGATTCCAATTTTCCTAGGCCTCAAAGTTTTGCTTTTAGGAGATTCTGATGGAGAAGCTATTGCCAAAGAAGGTTTGAGCAAAGATAATAAAAACCTGATTTTTCTAGTCGCTATGATTACTTTTGCAAGTTGTGGTGCTGACAATATTGGTGTCTTTGTCCCATATTTTACTACCTTAAATTTAGCAAATTTGATAGTGACTTTACTTACCTTTCTAGTCATGATTTATCTCTTGGTTTTCTCTGCCCAAAAATTGGCACAAGTCCCTTCTGTTGAAGAAACTTTGGAAAAATATAGCAGATGGTTTATTGCCGTTGTTTATTTAGGATTGGGAATATATATCCTGATTGAAAACAACAGTTTTGACATGCTATGGACTGTGTTAGGCTAG
- a CDS encoding Cadmium efflux system accessory protein, giving the protein MKIDSICQVNVINQQNVTTATNYLEKEKVQKSLRILSKFTDNKQINIIFYLLAVEELCVCDIACLLNLSMASASHHLRKLANQNILDTRREGKIIYYFIKDEEIRDFFNQLG; this is encoded by the coding sequence TTGAAAATAGATAGTATCTGCCAAGTGAATGTTATAAATCAACAAAATGTTACAACAGCAACGAACTACCTTGAAAAGGAAAAAGTCCAAAAATCACTTCGCATTTTATCAAAGTTTACCGATAATAAACAGATAAATATCATCTTTTATCTCCTTGCTGTTGAAGAACTATGTGTCTGCGATATAGCCTGTTTACTAAATCTCAGTATGGCATCTGCCTCCCACCATCTTCGTAAACTAGCCAATCAAAACATCTTGGACACTAGAAGAGAGGGGAAAATTATATATTATTTTATAAAAGATGAGGAAATCAGAGATTTTTTTAATCAACTAGGATAA
- a CDS encoding Competence-specific sigma factor ComX: protein MMETFESYFEKVKPIVLKLRRHYFVKLWDYDDWLQEGRVVLFRLLQEKPNLLQDDLSLYAYFKTKFSNYLKDVIRHQESLKRKFNQLPYEEISDVGHCLAQTRFLDLADYVAYQERLQAVEQRLGVGAKEKLAKVMRGERFEGKKAFLTKIEPFFNEFREK from the coding sequence ATGATGGAAACATTTGAAAGCTATTTTGAAAAGGTCAAACCGATTGTGCTTAAGTTGCGTCGTCACTATTTTGTCAAATTATGGGACTATGATGATTGGTTACAAGAGGGACGGGTGGTTCTGTTCCGTCTCCTGCAAGAAAAGCCTAATTTGTTGCAGGACGACTTGTCTCTTTATGCCTATTTTAAAACGAAGTTTTCCAACTATCTCAAGGATGTGATTCGCCATCAAGAGAGTTTGAAACGCAAGTTTAATCAGCTGCCATATGAGGAGATTAGTGACGTGGGGCATTGTTTGGCGCAAACAAGGTTTCTGGATCTGGCGGATTATGTGGCTTATCAGGAGCGGCTGCAGGCGGTTGAGCAGCGATTAGGAGTGGGAGCAAAAGAAAAACTAGCGAAGGTGATGCGAGGGGAGCGCTTTGAGGGGAAAAAGGCCTTCTTGACTAAAATTGAGCCCTTCTTTAATGAGTTTAGGGAAAAATAG
- a CDS encoding ACT domain containing transcriptional regulators, related to GcvR of E.coli, whose amino-acid sequence MKAIITVVGKDKTGIVAGVSAKIAELGLNIDDISQTVLDDFFTMMAVVSSDEKQDFTYLRSEFEAYGETLNVKINIQSEAIFDAMYNI is encoded by the coding sequence ATGAAAGCAATTATTACTGTTGTTGGTAAGGATAAGACAGGTATTGTAGCAGGTGTTTCAGCAAAAATTGCTGAATTAGGTTTGAATATTGATGATATTTCTCAAACTGTTTTGGATGATTTCTTTACGATGATGGCTGTTGTTTCATCTGATGAAAAGCAAGATTTTACTTATTTACGTTCAGAATTTGAAGCTTATGGTGAAACGTTGAATGTTAAAATTAATATTCAAAGTGAAGCTATTTTTGATGCTATGTATAACATTTAA